A region of the Desulfobacter postgatei 2ac9 genome:
GTCCGCATCCAATTGTCCCGAAACAATATTCTTCAAAATAAAATATTCAGCTAAAGGCTTATCATCAAGTAGCATAGCGACTATTTTGGTGTCGATTCCTCTTTCTTCAATCGCTTCCTTGATCGGAGGGTAATGTTTAATGATATGTTGTCCTAATTGTTCATGAGAAGCTTTCTGTTGAAGAATTAGCTTCTCAGCTGCGTGTGAAAAGGGAAGATGACCAATATCATGTAATAATGTTGCAAACCTCAGGATTTGAAGCTTTTTGGCAATATCACCTATAGGGTCACCTGCCTCTTTTGACAAAAGGCCATGGTCACTATGTCTGTAAATATTTAAAAAAATTTCTGTTGCAACTTGCAACACCCCCATAGAGTGGGTAAATCTTGAATGCTCTGCGGAAGGATAAACATATTTGGTCAGTGCAAGTTGATGCACCCTTCTCAGTCTTTGAAAAATTGGGGTATCAATAATTTTGAGTTCTGAATCATTCAGCTCGATGAATCCATAGATTGGATCTCTAAATTTATGCTTCCTCTCCCCAAATTTTTTTAAAAGATCCATAGGCGCAGTATATTGAATTTTAGGTTTAAAAATTATGTTACCAAACTAATGTGGAAATCACATACTATTGAAAAGACCAATTATCAAGACTAAGGTGAAAATATTTTATAGCATGGGGGCATCTGGTAAACTTTGTAAAAAAGTTAGCGAGATTTAAGCCGCCTTATTCACATTTATTTTCGCATCAAAGAAAGTAACATATTGAAGTTCAAAGAGGAGAGCATTCTGTCTATTTAAGCTCGCCCGGACTTATCCGAAAGCAGCATTGAATAACAGAAGCATTGTGGGGTGGAAACCGTTAAAAATTAAGAGATCGTATCATGCGAGGGGGGCGTTGTCATGAAAATGGAAAATTATATCCCCGCCATTGCCGGCAGTGTTATCCTTATCACCTTGTTTTTGGGCTGGCTGGTTTCGCCCTTAGGATGCCCTTTATTTTTTTAACCACGGAAATCACAGAAGGCATGGAAGATAGAATTCTGTGATTTCTGTGTCTTCCGTGGTTAAACTGTTTTTCACAGGCCGGGCCGGCCCACGGCTGTTATTCCATGGACTCGGCAACGGTCACGGTTCTCTCCCCCAGCATGTTTACATAGGACGCCATTTCATTGTCGTACCATCCATAAATGACTGCCTGGGTGACCTGGATGGCGCAGACACGATCCTTGATATTTTCCAGCACATCTTTGTCAATGCCCTGCATGTGCTTGGGATTAATGGAAAGGCAGGCCGTGCGGGTATGGGTTTCATGACCCTCAATGACTGCCGCGGCCCTGGGAGTACCAATGATATCCGAGGAGACGTTCTGTTTCTCTGTAAAGATCAGATAACCGTCGGACTGTTTTTGGGCCGTGTCTTGATAGATCTGGTTGATCAGGTCCCTTCTGACCGGGGGCTTATCCAGTTCTTCCTGCAGGTTGATGACCAGAATGATCAAAGATCCGGTGGCGGTGGGGATACGCACGGACTCGGCAATGAAACCGATATTGGCCATTTCCGGGATAACCTGCTGCAATGCCTTGGCCGCACCTGTGGTGGTTAAAATGATGTTATTCATGATGGACCGGTTTTTTCTCAGATCGGTTTTTCCGGCTTGGGGCAGACGGTCCAGTACTTGCTGTGAGCCAGTGGCCGCATGAACCGTGGCCATGGATGCGGAGAGCAAACGATCCACGCCAAACGCATCCATCAATGGCTTGATCATGTGGGCAAGACAAGTGGTGGTGCAGGATGCATTGGAAATCAGACAGTGGCGCACAGGGTTAAAATCTTTATCGTTGATGCCCATGACCGTGGTGACGGCATCATCGGGAATCACGGCACCTTGTTTGAGTTTAAAGGGTGCAGAGGCAATGACTTTCCTGGCCCCTGCCTCCAGGTGTCCGCGGATGGATCCCTTTGGCGCATCTGATTCGAGATTGGGATCAAGAAACTGGCCCGTGGTATCCACCACCAGCTCCACATTATTCTGCGCCCATGCGATATCTTTTGGATTGCGGTCTGTGGAAAGGATTTTTACTTTTACCCCATTCACCATAAACGTGCCGGAACCGGGATCCACATCCGTGATAACGGGTTCTGCCCTAAAGCCGTGTATAAATGCCTCCAGACGACCGTATGTGGAATCCCGTTCAATGTAATGGATGAGATCATCCATGCCGGTGCCGACCTCTCTGCCCACATTGATGACGATTTCGTTAAAAAATTTTCTGCCGGCATGGTGCCATAACGTCAGCTTTCCAATTCTTCCAAGTCCGTTAATGCCCAGGATCTTTGATCTCTCTGTACTCATATTTCCTGCCTTTTATTAGATTGAGGTTAAATGGTTGCTGATTTTCATCTGTCCCTGGTAGACGATGCCTTTATGGCCGTCCAGACTGATGAAATCCCCTGTATTCATTTTTACACCATTGAGCTCACAAAAGCCCGTCTCTTCGTTGCAGACCAGATTTTTACACCCCACCACACAGGTTTTGTCAAGATTGTATGCCACCACGGCAGCGTGGGAAGTCAGTCCCCCTCTGGCGGTTAAAATGCCGTCTGCCGCATCAATCTCCAGGATATCGTCGGGCACGGTGTCATTGCGAATCAAAATCAGGCTGCTGTCGGGATCCTGCCGTCTGAAGCCGTCGATCTCTTCGAGGGAAAATACGATTCTGCCGCTCATGGCACCTCCGGACACACCGATTCCCTGGCCTAATTGGATTTTTTCAAGCTTGTCCGGCG
Encoded here:
- a CDS encoding type I glyceraldehyde-3-phosphate dehydrogenase produces the protein MSTERSKILGINGLGRIGKLTLWHHAGRKFFNEIVINVGREVGTGMDDLIHYIERDSTYGRLEAFIHGFRAEPVITDVDPGSGTFMVNGVKVKILSTDRNPKDIAWAQNNVELVVDTTGQFLDPNLESDAPKGSIRGHLEAGARKVIASAPFKLKQGAVIPDDAVTTVMGINDKDFNPVRHCLISNASCTTTCLAHMIKPLMDAFGVDRLLSASMATVHAATGSQQVLDRLPQAGKTDLRKNRSIMNNIILTTTGAAKALQQVIPEMANIGFIAESVRIPTATGSLIILVINLQEELDKPPVRRDLINQIYQDTAQKQSDGYLIFTEKQNVSSDIIGTPRAAAVIEGHETHTRTACLSINPKHMQGIDKDVLENIKDRVCAIQVTQAVIYGWYDNEMASYVNMLGERTVTVAESME